In Stenotrophomonas sp. 610A2, one DNA window encodes the following:
- a CDS encoding AAA family ATPase: MYSNYFKSLKLEGWRQFDNIEIELHPRLTIITGANGSGKSSILRVFSRHFGFDKPYLSTPRLVEGRLSYSEGVLARWLGKLGNLFSRADTDPGIGRLEYTDGLHADLSVPSANGAQYHLNFSQMSGIPGLHVDSHHAVLTYQPVSSVPAHLTTPEQILNHYNNEVRNIYSGYHSGGSPIYRMKESIISMIMFGEKTSRAAGNPVLVDALNGFIDILRKVLPPSIGFIDLEIRHNEIVVKTRSGSFMLDAASGGVSTLFDIAWRLYMFSLTNPAFVVTMDEPENHLHPSMQRSLLNRLLEAFPLAQFIVATHSPFIVSSVKDSNVYVLRYRTSTGERHDGEAVPETTESRVISERLDTVNRAASANQILREVLGVEATIPEWVVTDVQKIAARYADTPLTNEALTYLRKDLAELGYEDMYPSALAQLVKKHD, translated from the coding sequence ATGTACAGTAATTATTTTAAGTCCCTAAAACTCGAAGGCTGGCGCCAATTCGATAATATCGAGATCGAACTCCACCCTCGGCTTACTATAATTACCGGCGCGAACGGCTCCGGGAAGAGCTCTATACTAAGAGTTTTCTCTAGACATTTCGGGTTCGACAAGCCCTATCTATCCACCCCAAGACTCGTCGAAGGACGCCTCAGTTATTCAGAGGGAGTGCTAGCTCGCTGGCTAGGAAAACTAGGCAACCTATTCTCACGAGCAGACACCGACCCTGGAATTGGAAGACTTGAGTATACTGACGGCTTACATGCCGATCTTTCAGTCCCCAGTGCAAACGGCGCACAGTATCACCTCAATTTCAGCCAGATGTCAGGAATCCCAGGACTTCACGTTGATTCGCACCACGCGGTTCTGACATACCAGCCTGTATCCTCCGTTCCTGCGCATTTGACCACGCCCGAACAAATACTCAACCACTACAACAACGAAGTTCGAAACATTTACTCCGGCTACCATAGCGGCGGCTCCCCCATCTATAGAATGAAGGAGTCGATTATATCGATGATAATGTTTGGAGAGAAAACATCGCGAGCAGCTGGGAACCCTGTACTCGTTGATGCGCTAAACGGATTTATTGATATCCTACGAAAAGTCCTCCCCCCTTCCATCGGATTCATCGACCTAGAGATTAGACACAACGAAATCGTTGTCAAAACTCGAAGCGGATCCTTTATGCTTGACGCCGCATCGGGCGGAGTATCTACGCTTTTCGATATAGCGTGGAGACTGTACATGTTCAGTCTAACAAACCCGGCCTTTGTTGTGACCATGGACGAGCCAGAGAACCATCTTCATCCGTCCATGCAGCGATCTCTACTCAATCGATTACTTGAAGCATTTCCGCTTGCGCAATTCATAGTTGCAACCCACAGTCCATTTATCGTTTCGTCCGTGAAGGATTCAAACGTCTATGTCCTTCGATATCGCACTAGCACCGGCGAAAGACATGATGGTGAGGCCGTACCAGAGACAACAGAAAGCAGAGTCATCAGCGAAAGACTTGACACAGTAAACAGAGCCGCGAGCGCGAATCAGATACTTAGGGAAGTACTAGGTGTCGAAGCTACGATTCCGGAATGGGTTGTCACTGATGTCCAAAAAATCGCCGCACGATA
- a CDS encoding DUF2834 domain-containing protein, translating to MDWTSSIALKLLSSPLNKAQNSLVQAIIHARDSQSNQPESNMRFVYLLLCIAGTALPLAQFVPWLSANGLNVPLLLQQATSSNIAAFAWADVLISALATIALICAEGRRLRMRRLWLPLSSIVVGPSIALPLFLLLRERHLARTKGR from the coding sequence GTGGATTGGACTTCCTCGATCGCACTGAAACTCCTGAGCTCGCCACTCAACAAGGCCCAGAATTCCTTGGTTCAAGCGATAATCCACGCCAGAGATAGCCAATCGAATCAGCCGGAGAGCAACATGCGGTTTGTCTACCTACTTCTCTGCATCGCAGGCACCGCCCTGCCCCTCGCCCAGTTTGTGCCATGGCTGTCCGCCAACGGCCTCAATGTGCCGCTCCTGCTACAGCAGGCGACATCCAGCAACATCGCAGCATTCGCTTGGGCGGATGTACTGATCTCCGCGCTTGCGACTATTGCGCTCATTTGTGCTGAGGGACGCAGGCTCCGAATGCGTCGTTTGTGGTTGCCACTGTCCAGCATCGTGGTCGGTCCATCAATAGCATTGCCACTGTTCTTGTTGCTCAGGGAGCGGCATCTGGCGAGAACCAAGGGCAGATAG
- a CDS encoding alpha/beta hydrolase, translating into MFRSVVLAAALFAALPACAELAFEAPVACADADSSRALKGSLCVSTHVPLRHESPADGSLKLFVRWFPAEAAERRGEVWLLAGGPGESGASLYPVVATFRRAFPGYDLVIPDHRGVGRSERICPVQEAADSADGVALAGDEWGGCIGAMYADAARTQAFSVTEAAQDVALLMSRYRGSGPTYLYGVSYGTQLALRALQVAPMPLDGLILDGLVPLETTEQWDLSRRTALVDAVGRAVLGEQKVAVYQGVLTAAPTAPWKDEVPGGDLRRLLGSLLNFPALRARIPDILDGLAVDDTSALLATVAELKTAMAGMGQGGNNQPSLPLVMLISASENNARPGLTRELVEQEAAGALFVSAIPGFLVGAPVPAYAKDAWFGKSPGVLPRTLVVHGTLDPNTAYAGAVEHAAVLGKAGKVSFSTVEGGAHLLSYFAPGCFVEAVGVFVGGGEVGGRCVER; encoded by the coding sequence ATGTTTCGATCTGTTGTTCTGGCGGCCGCACTATTTGCAGCACTTCCCGCGTGCGCGGAGCTGGCTTTCGAGGCGCCGGTGGCCTGCGCCGATGCGGATTCGTCTCGTGCGCTGAAAGGCAGCCTTTGTGTCAGCACCCATGTTCCGCTGCGGCATGAATCGCCGGCCGATGGTTCGCTGAAGCTGTTCGTGCGGTGGTTTCCCGCTGAGGCTGCAGAGCGGCGCGGGGAGGTTTGGCTGTTGGCCGGTGGGCCTGGTGAGTCCGGGGCGTCCTTGTATCCGGTGGTTGCGACGTTCCGGCGTGCGTTTCCCGGTTATGACCTTGTGATTCCGGACCATCGCGGCGTGGGCCGGTCGGAGCGCATCTGCCCGGTGCAGGAGGCGGCGGACAGTGCCGATGGTGTTGCACTGGCTGGGGACGAGTGGGGCGGCTGCATTGGTGCGATGTATGCGGATGCGGCGCGCACGCAGGCGTTCTCGGTGACCGAGGCGGCGCAGGATGTTGCGCTGCTGATGTCGCGCTATCGCGGCAGTGGGCCGACCTATCTGTATGGGGTGTCGTATGGCACGCAGTTGGCCCTTCGTGCGCTGCAGGTGGCGCCGATGCCGCTGGACGGTTTGATCCTGGATGGACTGGTGCCGCTGGAGACCACCGAGCAGTGGGACCTGAGCCGGCGCACGGCGCTGGTGGATGCGGTGGGGCGTGCGGTGCTGGGCGAGCAGAAGGTGGCGGTCTATCAGGGGGTGCTGACCGCTGCGCCGACGGCGCCGTGGAAGGACGAGGTGCCGGGTGGTGATCTGCGCCGGTTGCTGGGCTCGCTGCTGAACTTCCCGGCGCTGCGTGCGCGTATTCCCGACATTCTTGATGGGCTGGCGGTGGACGATACGTCCGCGCTGCTGGCGACGGTGGCGGAGTTGAAGACAGCGATGGCCGGGATGGGGCAGGGCGGTAACAACCAGCCTTCGTTGCCGCTGGTGATGTTGATCTCGGCGTCGGAGAACAATGCGCGGCCGGGGCTTACGCGCGAGTTGGTGGAGCAGGAGGCTGCTGGGGCCTTGTTTGTCAGTGCAATCCCGGGGTTTCTGGTGGGGGCGCCTGTGCCTGCTTATGCCAAGGATGCTTGGTTTGGGAAGTCGCCTGGGGTGCTACCGAGGACTTTGGTTGTGCATGGGACCTTGGATCCGAATACGGCGTATGCGGGGGCGGTGGAGCATGCGGCTGTGCTGGGGAAGGCTGGGAAGGTGAGTTTCAGTACGGTGGAGGGTGGGGCGCATTTGCTGTCTTACTTTGCGCCTGGGTGTTTTGTTGAGGCGGTTGGGGTGTTTGTTGGGGGTGGGGAGGTTGGTGGTAGGTGTGTTGAGCGGTGA
- a CDS encoding SCO family protein, with the protein MSRTNTPATGLAALARKLHLSTIAISAATLLLVACAAKPKVDFYGKDIACEALGQQWTMPDSTGVSRSPADLNGKVTYLFFGFTSCPDVCPTTMVELNRVKHLMGSDADKLQVIFVTVDPARDTPAVAETYVKAFDPTATALVGNDQQLAAMAASFKAFYDREEGKHPGAYSMSHTAGGYVFDRQGRLRLFAPYGMPVEQLFSDVQRLTLEPTRPNPAICDTTG; encoded by the coding sequence ATGTCCCGCACCAACACTCCCGCCACCGGCCTCGCCGCACTGGCCCGCAAACTGCACCTGTCCACCATCGCGATAAGCGCAGCCACCCTGCTGCTGGTAGCCTGCGCGGCAAAGCCCAAGGTGGATTTCTACGGCAAGGACATCGCCTGCGAAGCACTCGGCCAGCAATGGACGATGCCAGACAGCACAGGCGTAAGCCGCAGCCCGGCCGACCTCAACGGCAAAGTGACGTATCTCTTCTTCGGCTTCACCAGCTGCCCGGACGTCTGCCCCACCACCATGGTGGAGTTGAACCGCGTAAAGCACCTGATGGGCTCGGACGCCGACAAACTGCAGGTGATCTTCGTCACCGTCGACCCGGCGCGCGACACACCTGCTGTTGCCGAGACTTATGTAAAAGCGTTTGACCCGACCGCTACAGCGCTGGTTGGCAACGACCAGCAACTGGCCGCAATGGCAGCATCGTTCAAAGCCTTCTACGACCGCGAAGAAGGCAAGCACCCCGGCGCCTACTCAATGAGCCACACCGCAGGCGGCTACGTATTCGATCGCCAAGGACGGCTGCGTTTGTTTGCGCCCTACGGCATGCCAGTAGAGCAGCTGTTTTCAGATGTGCAGCGACTAACGCTGGAGCCAACACGCCCCAACCCAGCAATCTGTGACACAACCGGATAG
- the cyoD gene encoding cytochrome o ubiquinol oxidase subunit IV, whose translation MSDNDTSRAGSGHGSTKSYLIGFVICAVLTVIPFMLVMNPTLSRPLTMALLVGFAVVQIIVQLVYFLHMNRSSEGGWNLASFVFTLVILFIVVALSIWIIWSMHFHMMVN comes from the coding sequence ATGTCCGACAACGACACCTCCCGCGCCGGCAGCGGACATGGCTCCACCAAGTCCTACCTGATCGGCTTCGTGATCTGCGCCGTGCTCACCGTCATCCCCTTCATGCTGGTGATGAACCCGACGCTGTCGCGGCCACTGACGATGGCCCTGCTGGTCGGCTTTGCCGTCGTGCAGATCATCGTGCAGCTGGTGTACTTCCTGCACATGAACCGCTCCTCGGAGGGCGGCTGGAACCTGGCCAGTTTTGTTTTCACTCTGGTCATTCTTTTCATCGTGGTAGCGCTCTCCATCTGGATCATCTGGAGCATGCACTTCCACATGATGGTCAACTGA
- the cyoC gene encoding cytochrome o ubiquinol oxidase subunit III, whose protein sequence is MNIMSNVAVDNAQAAEHSHDDHGHDQGGMKVFGMWVYLMSDLVLFGSLFASYAVLSNAYAGGPTGAELFSLPFVLVETFLLLVSSITYGQAVLAMHRQDKRAVLTWLGVTFALGAGFIGMEVYEFNHLIHIGAGPTTSAYLSAFFALVGTHGLHVASGLIWMAVVMHQVKRRGLTPTNVTRISCLSLFWHFLDLVWICVFTFVYLIGVF, encoded by the coding sequence ATGAACATCATGTCCAACGTCGCCGTAGACAACGCACAGGCGGCCGAGCACAGCCATGACGACCATGGCCACGACCAGGGCGGCATGAAGGTCTTCGGCATGTGGGTTTACCTCATGTCCGACCTGGTGCTGTTCGGCTCGCTGTTCGCCTCCTACGCGGTGCTCAGCAACGCGTACGCAGGCGGCCCGACCGGTGCCGAGCTGTTCTCGCTGCCGTTCGTGCTGGTGGAGACCTTCCTGCTGCTGGTCTCCAGCATCACCTACGGCCAGGCCGTGCTGGCGATGCACCGCCAGGACAAGCGCGCGGTACTGACCTGGCTGGGCGTGACCTTCGCACTCGGTGCCGGCTTCATCGGCATGGAAGTGTATGAGTTCAACCACCTCATCCACATTGGCGCCGGCCCCACCACCAGCGCCTACCTGTCCGCGTTCTTCGCGCTGGTTGGCACGCACGGCCTGCACGTGGCCAGCGGCCTGATCTGGATGGCGGTGGTGATGCACCAGGTGAAGCGTCGCGGGCTCACCCCGACCAATGTCACCCGCATCTCCTGCCTGAGCCTGTTCTGGCACTTCCTGGACCTGGTCTGGATCTGCGTCTTCACCTTTGTCTATCTGATTGGAGTGTTCTGA
- the cyoB gene encoding cytochrome o ubiquinol oxidase subunit I, with protein MFGKLTWDAVPLHDPIVVVTLAGMVLGGIALLAAVTYFKLWGVLWRDWFTTVDHKKIGIMYIVVALVMLVRGFADALMMRAQLAAAGPGSDGFLPPEHYDQIFTAHGVIMIFFVATPFVVGLMNIVVPLQIGARDMAFPFLNAFSFWIFVVGAALMMISLGLGEFAMTGWVAYPPLSGIEFSPGVGVDYYIWALQASGVGTLLTGVNLFITILRMRAPGMTLMKMPVFTWTVLVTSVIIIAAFPILTVALGALTLDRYLDFNFYTNDLGGNPMMYVNLVWAWGHPEVYILVLPAFGIFSEITATFSRKKLFGYKSMVGATLAIGILSFVVWLHHFFTMGSGASVNAFFGIMTMIIAIPTGVKIFTWLFTMYGGRVEFSVPMLWTIAFLVTFTIGGMTGVLLAIPGADFLLHNSLFLVAHFHNTIIGGALFGYLAGFVYWFPKVFGFTLNERLGKWSFACWIIGFYLAFMPLYMLGFMGMTRRMNQYDNPAWTPYLIAAFVGALFVFAGIVLMLVQIYVSIRDRKQNQDITGDPWNARTLEWQTPSPPPFYNFAVVPKADTLDAFHEAKKQGLPKPPKHYAPIHMPRNTGVPLILNIWILALCFALIWHIWWLAGASFVAMIVTLIVRSYDEDVDYYVSAEEVAAIENQHQNKLKQHRVIA; from the coding sequence ATGTTCGGTAAGTTGACGTGGGACGCCGTGCCGTTGCACGACCCGATCGTCGTGGTGACATTGGCGGGCATGGTGCTTGGCGGCATCGCATTGCTCGCCGCCGTCACCTATTTCAAGTTGTGGGGCGTGCTGTGGCGCGACTGGTTCACCACCGTGGACCACAAGAAGATCGGCATCATGTACATCGTGGTGGCGCTGGTGATGCTGGTTCGTGGCTTTGCCGACGCACTGATGATGCGCGCGCAGCTGGCCGCGGCTGGCCCCGGCAGCGATGGTTTCCTGCCACCGGAGCACTACGACCAGATCTTCACCGCGCATGGCGTGATCATGATCTTCTTCGTGGCCACACCGTTCGTGGTTGGCCTGATGAACATCGTGGTGCCGCTGCAGATCGGTGCGCGCGACATGGCCTTCCCCTTCCTCAATGCCTTCAGCTTCTGGATCTTCGTGGTCGGCGCGGCGCTGATGATGATCTCGCTGGGCCTTGGCGAATTCGCGATGACCGGTTGGGTGGCGTATCCGCCGTTGTCCGGCATCGAGTTCAGTCCAGGGGTGGGTGTTGATTACTACATATGGGCATTGCAGGCCTCCGGTGTCGGCACATTGCTGACCGGCGTCAACCTGTTCATCACCATCCTGCGCATGCGTGCGCCGGGCATGACCTTGATGAAGATGCCGGTGTTCACCTGGACCGTGCTGGTCACCAGCGTGATCATCATTGCCGCGTTCCCGATCCTGACCGTCGCCCTCGGCGCGCTCACCCTGGACCGCTACCTGGACTTCAACTTCTACACCAATGACCTGGGTGGCAACCCGATGATGTACGTCAACCTGGTGTGGGCCTGGGGCCACCCGGAGGTGTACATCCTGGTATTGCCGGCGTTCGGCATCTTCTCCGAGATCACCGCCACGTTCTCGCGCAAGAAGCTGTTCGGCTACAAGTCGATGGTGGGTGCAACGCTGGCGATCGGCATCCTGTCGTTCGTGGTGTGGCTGCACCACTTCTTCACCATGGGCTCCGGTGCCAGCGTCAATGCCTTCTTCGGCATCATGACGATGATCATCGCGATCCCGACCGGCGTGAAAATCTTCACCTGGTTGTTCACCATGTACGGCGGCCGCGTCGAGTTCAGCGTGCCGATGCTGTGGACCATCGCCTTCCTGGTCACCTTCACCATCGGCGGCATGACCGGCGTGCTGCTGGCCATCCCGGGTGCGGACTTCCTGCTGCACAACAGCCTGTTCCTGGTGGCCCACTTCCACAACACCATCATCGGTGGCGCGCTGTTCGGCTACCTGGCCGGCTTCGTCTACTGGTTCCCGAAGGTGTTCGGCTTCACCCTCAACGAGCGCCTGGGCAAGTGGTCGTTCGCCTGCTGGATCATCGGTTTCTACCTGGCCTTCATGCCGCTTTACATGCTCGGCTTCATGGGCATGACCCGGCGCATGAACCAGTACGACAACCCGGCGTGGACGCCCTACCTTATTGCCGCCTTCGTCGGCGCACTGTTCGTGTTCGCAGGCATCGTGCTGATGCTGGTGCAGATCTACGTCAGCATCCGCGACCGCAAGCAGAACCAGGACATCACCGGCGACCCGTGGAATGCGCGCACGCTGGAATGGCAGACGCCTTCGCCGCCGCCGTTCTACAACTTCGCCGTGGTGCCCAAGGCCGACACCCTGGACGCCTTCCACGAAGCCAAGAAACAAGGCCTGCCCAAGCCGCCCAAGCACTACGCACCGATCCACATGCCGCGTAACACCGGCGTGCCGCTGATCCTCAACATCTGGATCCTGGCGCTGTGCTTCGCCTTGATCTGGCACATCTGGTGGCTGGCCGGTGCGAGCTTCGTGGCGATGATCGTCACCTTGATCGTGCGCTCCTACGACGAGGACGTGGATTACTACGTCAGCGCCGAAGAAGTCGCCGCCATCGAGAACCAACACCAGAACAAGCTCAAGCAGCACAGGGTGATTGCATGA
- the cyoA gene encoding ubiquinol oxidase subunit II codes for MNICWKRIRPALAALACVGLSGCNWVLLDSKGDVGIAQRDLIIICIALMLIVVLPAIVLTFVFAWRYRSGNTKARYMPDWAHSTKVEIVVWGVPLIIVAVLAVIVWKSTHELDPYKPLDIPGEPLHVEVIATDWKWVFVYPDLGIATVNQLNFPAGQQLAFDITSNSTMNTFFIPQLGGQIYAMAGMRTQLHLVANEQGKFDGMSGNYSGHGFSNMKFVATAMSQPQFDDWVAEVRQSPDQLSFDEFKRLAAPTRKEPVRHFASVEPLLFKKVIDQFIGVGENTAATSGHNAEPKASQE; via the coding sequence ATGAATATCTGCTGGAAACGCATCCGCCCAGCGCTGGCCGCTTTGGCATGCGTGGGCCTGTCTGGCTGCAACTGGGTACTACTGGACTCCAAGGGCGACGTGGGCATTGCCCAGCGCGACCTGATCATCATCTGCATCGCCTTGATGCTGATCGTGGTGCTACCGGCCATCGTGCTGACCTTCGTCTTTGCCTGGCGCTACCGCTCCGGCAATACCAAGGCCAGGTACATGCCCGATTGGGCGCACTCCACCAAGGTGGAAATCGTGGTCTGGGGCGTGCCCCTGATCATCGTCGCCGTGCTCGCCGTTATCGTGTGGAAATCCACCCACGAGCTTGACCCTTACAAGCCGCTGGATATCCCCGGCGAGCCGCTGCATGTGGAAGTGATCGCCACCGACTGGAAGTGGGTGTTCGTCTACCCGGACCTGGGCATCGCCACGGTCAACCAGCTCAACTTCCCGGCCGGGCAGCAGCTGGCCTTCGACATCACCTCCAACTCGACGATGAATACCTTCTTCATCCCGCAGCTGGGTGGGCAGATCTATGCGATGGCCGGCATGCGCACGCAGCTGCACCTGGTGGCGAACGAGCAAGGCAAGTTCGACGGCATGTCGGGCAATTACAGCGGCCACGGCTTCTCCAACATGAAGTTCGTCGCCACCGCGATGAGCCAGCCGCAGTTCGATGACTGGGTTGCAGAAGTCCGTCAGTCGCCGGATCAACTGAGCTTCGACGAATTCAAGCGCCTGGCCGCGCCGACGCGTAAAGAACCGGTGCGCCACTTCGCCAGCGTCGAGCCGCTGCTGTTCAAGAAGGTCATCGACCAGTTCATCGGCGTGGGTGAGAACACCGCGGCCACGTCCGGCCACAACGCAGAACCCAAGGCCTCCCAGGAGTAA
- a CDS encoding aminotransferase-like domain-containing protein gives MQQPAAGRRLKKPNRTWVRPFAEGTGPLYLQIAQQVRDAVDDGVLQPGDRLPPQRDLAQLMGVDLTTVTRAYAELRQSDLLDAQGAGGTFIAMSAGNSATSVDLSMNIPPLLGSSPFAQSMERGFQQLSQQLGQGELMSYHVGAGSRDDRAAAVQWLAPILGNVSAERVVICPGAQAALCAIVLAKTQPGDLIAAEQLTYPGLLAAARVLQRGIVPIAMDAEGMLPDALEAACQQRKLSLIYLIPTIQNPTTATMSQARRAAILAIARRHGIAVVEDDPYWLLAADAAPPLAVDSHPDAPVYYVSTLSKCLAPGLRTAYLVVPPGEPMEPLLDALRSIALMPTQSMVAVASHWIRSGQADEMVRRFQQELRQRQQIAARILPNPYQAQPSGLHVWLPLPPRLDQYRLIQAAQAQGLGIASSEAFSIEEQAGNAIRLSLGGAVDQHSLAAALTKLTEVISAAPETRTQAIV, from the coding sequence ATGCAGCAGCCAGCCGCAGGCCGACGCCTGAAAAAGCCCAACCGGACCTGGGTCCGTCCCTTTGCCGAGGGCACCGGTCCGCTCTACCTGCAGATTGCCCAGCAGGTACGCGATGCCGTGGACGATGGCGTGCTGCAACCCGGCGACCGCCTGCCGCCGCAGCGCGACCTGGCCCAGCTGATGGGCGTGGACCTGACCACGGTTACCCGTGCCTACGCCGAGCTGCGCCAGTCCGATCTGCTCGACGCGCAGGGCGCCGGCGGCACCTTCATCGCCATGTCGGCCGGCAACAGCGCCACCTCGGTCGACCTGAGCATGAACATCCCGCCGCTGCTGGGCAGCAGCCCGTTCGCGCAGAGCATGGAGCGCGGCTTCCAGCAGCTCAGCCAGCAGCTGGGGCAGGGCGAGTTGATGAGTTACCACGTCGGCGCCGGCTCCCGCGATGACCGTGCCGCCGCCGTGCAGTGGCTGGCGCCTATCCTCGGCAACGTCTCCGCCGAGCGGGTGGTGATCTGCCCCGGCGCGCAGGCCGCGCTCTGCGCCATCGTGCTGGCCAAGACCCAGCCGGGTGACCTGATCGCCGCCGAACAGCTGACCTATCCGGGCCTGCTGGCCGCCGCGCGCGTGCTGCAGCGGGGCATCGTCCCTATCGCCATGGACGCTGAAGGCATGCTGCCGGACGCGCTGGAAGCGGCCTGCCAGCAGCGCAAGCTCAGCCTGATCTATCTGATCCCAACCATCCAGAACCCGACCACCGCGACCATGTCGCAGGCCCGCCGTGCCGCCATCCTGGCCATTGCCCGCCGCCATGGCATAGCCGTGGTGGAGGATGATCCCTACTGGCTGCTGGCCGCCGATGCGGCGCCGCCGCTGGCGGTGGATAGCCACCCGGATGCCCCGGTCTACTACGTTTCCACCCTGTCCAAGTGCCTGGCGCCGGGCCTGCGCACCGCCTATCTGGTGGTGCCGCCGGGCGAGCCGATGGAGCCGCTGCTGGACGCCCTGCGCTCGATCGCGCTGATGCCGACCCAGTCGATGGTTGCGGTGGCCTCGCACTGGATCCGCAGCGGCCAGGCCGATGAGATGGTGCGCCGCTTCCAGCAGGAGCTGCGCCAGCGCCAGCAGATCGCCGCGCGCATCCTGCCCAATCCCTATCAGGCGCAGCCGTCCGGCCTGCATGTGTGGTTGCCGCTGCCGCCGCGGCTGGACCAGTACCGGCTGATCCAGGCCGCGCAGGCACAAGGCCTGGGCATCGCCAGCTCGGAGGCCTTCAGCATCGAGGAGCAGGCCGGCAATGCCATCCGTCTGTCCCTGGGCGGGGCAGTCGACCAGCACAGCCTGGCGGCGGCATTGACCAAGCTGACCGAGGTTATCTCGGCAGCACCTGAGACGCGGACGCAAGCGATCGTTTGA
- a CDS encoding DUF6436 domain-containing protein — MSPPNGASPRRRGMRLWIAAGCVLMAGIAIALWQYFGLSEQATFAEQAIVFDDTQLKLPPELAGANGRIRVVHFWDPACKVCNRETGAHLSYLISMYRRANIDFYAVRRPGTTGELPQYLRGRLTELPTIEGAEHIPASPAVAIWDRAGHLAYAGPYSIGMVCNSANSFVEPILDKLVDGQTVRPRGLLAVGCYCPWQNKS; from the coding sequence GTGAGCCCGCCCAACGGCGCATCACCGCGCCGGCGCGGGATGCGGTTGTGGATCGCAGCGGGCTGCGTGTTGATGGCCGGTATCGCGATAGCGCTATGGCAGTACTTCGGCCTCAGTGAGCAGGCCACGTTCGCCGAGCAGGCCATCGTCTTCGACGACACCCAACTCAAGCTGCCGCCGGAACTGGCCGGTGCGAATGGGCGCATACGCGTCGTGCATTTCTGGGACCCGGCCTGCAAGGTTTGCAACCGCGAAACCGGCGCGCATCTGAGCTACCTGATCAGCATGTACCGCCGCGCCAACATCGATTTCTATGCGGTGCGCCGCCCCGGCACGACAGGTGAGCTGCCCCAGTATCTGCGTGGTCGTTTGACGGAACTGCCGACGATTGAAGGCGCCGAACATATCCCGGCCAGCCCTGCGGTTGCGATCTGGGACAGGGCAGGGCATCTGGCCTACGCCGGCCCGTACAGCATCGGTATGGTGTGCAATTCGGCCAATAGTTTTGTCGAACCGATTCTCGACAAGCTGGTCGATGGCCAGACGGTGCGCCCACGCGGGTTGCTGGCGGTGGGCTGTTACTGCCCTTGGCAAAACAAATCTTGA